One stretch of Corynebacterium callunae DSM 20147 DNA includes these proteins:
- a CDS encoding DUF2189 domain-containing protein: MSEDNNSARNGHDDSEDRFDEDGFQHFGQNEWSAGSRPKYEPTSHPEDAPGGFRPYEGPVDGQAGSQGQSQWKNQDPYQGYSQGSAPNYGTSPYPQGSQGPQGNGAAGYQSFGGAAGFEGAGQGPLEKGSGRVDLTRAVKFGFRTVFSNPTIWLLGTIALGLFFILLSGIAGFIAYSLDPTGAAANNLFSTPNIVTNVIMFVVSAAVTIAVLAGALVSVDGRKTVLGDFFKPKNVAQTVTLIFVLGVFSLVVGGLTSNVMAEAIKVDETLSTIDVNNSSLGLVLFGLLAMVLISPLYSFWTFYTADGTHSAASAVSHGLKDAARNYPKLLLFQVLGGFVMIVIGVLTIFLGLIVLAPAYFLTSAHLYRQMSGGVIPAAPRN; encoded by the coding sequence ATGAGCGAAGATAACAACAGCGCACGCAATGGTCATGATGACTCTGAGGACCGTTTTGATGAGGATGGTTTTCAGCATTTTGGGCAAAATGAGTGGAGTGCAGGTTCTCGCCCAAAATATGAACCAACCTCCCATCCGGAGGATGCACCTGGCGGTTTTCGGCCTTATGAGGGGCCAGTTGATGGGCAAGCTGGAAGCCAAGGACAGAGCCAGTGGAAGAATCAAGACCCATATCAGGGCTATAGCCAGGGATCTGCGCCAAACTACGGAACCTCGCCTTATCCCCAAGGCTCCCAAGGCCCTCAAGGCAATGGGGCAGCAGGTTATCAGAGTTTCGGGGGCGCTGCGGGATTTGAAGGTGCCGGCCAAGGTCCATTGGAAAAGGGCAGTGGTCGCGTAGATCTAACGCGAGCTGTGAAATTTGGCTTTAGAACTGTCTTTTCCAATCCCACGATTTGGCTTTTGGGAACCATTGCACTTGGACTCTTTTTTATTCTGCTAAGCGGAATTGCAGGATTTATTGCTTATTCTCTTGACCCCACTGGCGCAGCTGCAAATAATCTATTTTCCACACCTAATATCGTGACGAATGTGATCATGTTTGTGGTCAGCGCTGCGGTAACAATTGCAGTGCTGGCGGGCGCTTTGGTCTCTGTTGATGGACGCAAAACTGTGCTGGGGGACTTCTTTAAGCCAAAAAATGTAGCTCAAACAGTTACTTTAATTTTTGTGCTTGGCGTATTCAGTCTGGTGGTTGGAGGATTAACTTCCAACGTAATGGCAGAAGCTATCAAAGTAGATGAAACGCTGAGCACCATTGATGTGAATAATTCAAGCCTTGGACTCGTGCTCTTTGGCCTGCTAGCTATGGTGCTTATTAGCCCTTTGTATAGCTTTTGGACTTTTTATACAGCTGATGGCACGCACTCTGCGGCAAGCGCCGTTAGCCATGGCCTTAAAGACGCAGCGCGTAACTATCCAAAATTGCTGCTCTTCCAGGTCCTCGGTGGATTTGTCATGATTGTTATCGGTGTCCTCACAATTTTCCTCGGATTAATCGTGCTGGCTCCGGCATACTTCTTAACAAGTGCTCACCTTTACCGTCAGATGAGTGGCGGGGTAATTCCTGCAGCTCCGCGCAATTGA